The Cyanobacteria bacterium GSL.Bin1 genome includes a region encoding these proteins:
- a CDS encoding transposase yields the protein MTFIDYNKGRMDSPIKAVRVSYQYRLKPDKEQIAKIEKWLEMLRCQYNYLLGQRFDWWETHRTAVNSCPLICHLPELSDRPTYFSQKQSLTQLKKDRPWYKEVQSQVLQDCVKRVDLAFQRWLRGDKNGKKSGKPRFKGKGRYRTILFPQVKADCVQDYHINLPKFGKIRLIEHRPIPDGFRIKTAQITRKADGYYLTLSLEDANVPESTIDITPTSENTLGIDLGLKDFLVTSEGEKVEIPQFYRKGQERLKKLQQKVSRRQKGSNRYLKAVKQLGKHHQKVARQRKDFHFNTIKLILSKGDVIAREKLNIKGLAKTRLSKSIYDAGWGTFLSRLTVKAENAGQLTIEVNPKNTSQNCSGCGKKVPKKLSERIHNCPHCGLSMDRDQNAAVNIKNLAAGISVINKAQSRTEAQAGAAEKPQPHHEVIGCG from the coding sequence ATGACTTTTATAGATTATAATAAAGGGAGAATGGATTCACCAATTAAAGCAGTGCGAGTTTCCTATCAATATCGATTAAAACCTGACAAGGAACAAATAGCCAAGATAGAAAAATGGCTAGAAATGTTGCGCTGTCAATACAACTACTTGTTAGGTCAACGCTTTGATTGGTGGGAAACTCATAGAACGGCTGTCAATTCTTGTCCTTTAATCTGTCACCTCCCAGAGTTATCTGACCGTCCTACTTATTTCTCACAAAAGCAAAGTTTAACCCAACTCAAAAAAGACCGTCCTTGGTATAAGGAAGTCCAGTCACAAGTCTTACAAGATTGCGTTAAAAGAGTTGATTTGGCTTTTCAACGTTGGCTTAGAGGGGATAAGAATGGGAAGAAATCAGGCAAGCCAAGATTTAAGGGGAAAGGACGTTATCGAACAATTCTCTTTCCACAGGTCAAAGCTGATTGTGTCCAAGATTATCACATCAATTTACCTAAGTTCGGAAAAATTCGGTTGATTGAACATCGTCCAATTCCTGATGGTTTCCGAATTAAAACGGCTCAGATCACTAGAAAAGCTGATGGCTATTATTTGACGCTTTCTCTAGAAGATGCAAACGTACCAGAATCAACTATAGATATAACTCCCACCTCAGAAAATACGCTAGGTATTGATCTGGGATTGAAAGACTTTTTGGTAACTTCTGAAGGCGAAAAAGTAGAAATTCCACAGTTTTATCGAAAAGGACAAGAAAGACTTAAGAAGCTACAACAGAAGGTTTCTCGTCGTCAGAAAGGAAGTAACCGTTATTTGAAGGCAGTCAAACAACTTGGAAAACACCATCAGAAGGTGGCTAGACAGAGAAAAGATTTTCACTTTAATACCATTAAGTTAATCCTCAGCAAGGGAGATGTTATTGCCCGTGAAAAACTCAACATTAAGGGACTTGCTAAAACCAGACTCAGCAAATCGATCTATGATGCTGGTTGGGGAACATTTCTAAGTAGGTTAACCGTCAAAGCCGAAAATGCTGGGCAGTTAACAATAGAAGTCAACCCCAAAAATACATCACAGAATTGTTCAGGCTGTGGCAAGAAAGTCCCGAAGAAGCTATCAGAAAGAATCCATAATTGTCCTCATTGTGGGTTATCAATGGATCGGGATCAGAACGCGGCAGTAAATATAAAGAATTTGGCGGCAGGGATTTCCGTCATTAATAAAGCTCAGTCACGAACCGAAGCGCAAGCTGGTGCTGCTGAGAAGCCCCAACCACATCACGAAGTGATTGGTTGTGGGTAA
- a CDS encoding AI-2E family transporter: MKFSDLVNFLCLVIALTILWQFRDFVLLVFTAVVFAIALNGLVRKLIRTFGVGRGGSVLIALGLMLVIITVLLLLMGPLVASQSQQIIERIQQMPAELENWYPRLNELIADPPPWLRKWVPQLDFQLPNLGDRIDLGDLIEEAKRIVQGFYNFFSDSLEILLKLLLVIVLMLMMLADPLAYRRLLVRLFPSAYRQRADEIFSKCEVTLLDWLGAVFLKSLFVAILSFLGLFVIGVDYALTHAVIAGLFNFIPNIGPLASTVFPLSVALLNSWFQSLAVIVLYVVIQNIETYLFSPLILQRQVSLLPAATLIAQLFFTFFLGPLGLLLAIPLALIAKIWIEEAWIKDVLEAADKASESEGAGQ; this comes from the coding sequence ATGAAATTCAGCGACCTGGTTAATTTTCTCTGCCTGGTGATTGCCCTGACGATCCTCTGGCAGTTTCGGGATTTTGTCCTGCTGGTGTTTACCGCCGTCGTCTTTGCCATTGCCCTGAACGGTTTGGTGAGGAAACTAATCAGAACCTTTGGGGTGGGCCGGGGGGGGTCGGTCTTGATTGCCTTGGGCTTAATGTTGGTTATCATCACGGTGTTGCTCCTCCTGATGGGACCCCTCGTCGCTAGCCAATCCCAACAAATTATTGAACGGATTCAGCAAATGCCAGCGGAATTGGAAAACTGGTATCCCCGGCTCAATGAGTTAATTGCCGATCCGCCCCCCTGGCTTCGGAAATGGGTTCCGCAACTGGACTTCCAACTGCCCAACCTTGGCGACCGGATTGATCTTGGCGATCTCATTGAGGAGGCAAAGCGGATCGTTCAGGGCTTTTACAATTTCTTTTCCGATTCCCTGGAAATTCTCCTCAAACTCTTGCTGGTGATTGTCCTGATGCTAATGATGCTCGCCGACCCGCTGGCCTATCGGCGCTTGCTGGTGAGGTTGTTTCCCTCGGCTTACCGGCAGCGAGCCGATGAGATTTTCTCAAAGTGCGAAGTGACTTTGCTCGACTGGCTGGGTGCCGTTTTCTTAAAGTCCTTGTTTGTTGCCATCTTAAGTTTTTTAGGTCTTTTCGTGATCGGAGTTGACTATGCCTTGACCCATGCTGTGATCGCCGGTCTGTTTAACTTTATTCCCAATATCGGGCCACTGGCAAGTACCGTGTTCCCGCTGTCAGTGGCGTTGCTGAATTCCTGGTTCCAATCCCTTGCCGTGATTGTTCTCTATGTTGTGATTCAGAACATAGAGACGTATTTGTTTAGTCCACTCATTCTCCAACGGCAAGTGTCGCTGTTGCCAGCAGCCACGCTGATTGCTCAACTCTTTTTCACGTTCTTTCTGGGGCCACTCGGGCTCCTGCTGGCAATTCCTTTAGCGCTGATCGCCAAAATCTGGATTGAAGAAGCTTGGATCAAAGATGTTCTCGAAGCGGCAGACAAAGCCTCAGAATCCGAGGGAGCGGGTCAGTAA
- a CDS encoding ABC transporter, translating to MAKYLFLFGIIIVIVGLTAGYVANEWLPIPLGLMVAGGVIAIISLVFLTRHFWQRRSTQANLNAVIALIALFVIVGLLNFLSVRYEKTVDLTENNLYTIAPQSKQLVSNLEQPLTVWVFKNLPSQETERLLNNYQQQSENFQVEFVDPQTNIAKVEEFGVESYGEVYVEYEDKTQFVQQVSEVEPISEVKLTSAIQNIQRDRVSFVYVLQGHGEPPLDAVQGGLSQAVASLEQQGYKVEPFNFAEETNLPNLANSVLLIASPQRELFGAEVDAIALYLAEGGSLLLLLDPDSNSGLDPILDTWGIQLDDRVIVDASGQGQVLGFNVATALVTRYGDHPITNPFGNGISVYPLARPVDAVEKEGIAATALAYTSEESWAESDTTQEELAYNPERDRAGPLVISFALDRVEASSSEMQTEEETEVSPDLPDQEMPEAEPQTEEMPANAEGEATNPIEETPEDTASEEIASPQPSPDSRVVVFGDSDFARNGLFMQQLNGDMFLNSVDWLANRDTAALALRPKEETNRRINLSPQQAAILSRIAIGIVPLFGLILAIISWLRRR from the coding sequence ATGGCTAAGTATTTGTTTTTATTTGGCATTATTATTGTCATTGTTGGTCTGACGGCGGGTTATGTGGCGAATGAGTGGTTACCAATTCCGTTGGGATTAATGGTAGCCGGTGGCGTCATTGCAATTATTAGTTTAGTTTTCCTAACCCGACACTTCTGGCAACGACGTTCAACGCAAGCGAATTTAAATGCTGTAATTGCCCTGATCGCGCTGTTTGTAATTGTTGGCTTGTTGAACTTTTTAAGCGTCCGCTATGAAAAAACCGTTGATTTGACGGAAAATAATCTTTATACCATTGCCCCCCAATCCAAGCAATTAGTGTCAAACTTAGAACAACCGTTAACGGTTTGGGTTTTTAAGAATCTGCCGTCTCAGGAAACCGAACGGTTATTAAACAATTATCAACAACAAAGCGAGAACTTTCAGGTGGAATTTGTTGATCCCCAGACCAATATTGCGAAAGTGGAAGAATTTGGTGTGGAATCTTATGGAGAAGTTTATGTTGAATATGAAGACAAAACGCAGTTTGTTCAACAAGTGAGTGAAGTTGAACCCATTTCAGAAGTTAAATTAACCAGCGCCATTCAAAATATTCAGCGCGATCGCGTTTCGTTTGTTTATGTTTTGCAAGGACATGGCGAACCCCCATTAGATGCGGTACAAGGAGGCTTATCACAAGCGGTTGCAAGCTTGGAACAACAAGGGTATAAAGTCGAACCGTTTAATTTTGCCGAAGAAACCAATCTGCCCAACTTAGCTAATAGTGTATTGCTGATTGCCTCTCCACAGCGAGAATTATTCGGCGCAGAAGTGGATGCCATTGCCCTTTATTTAGCGGAAGGGGGTAGCCTCTTACTCCTGCTTGATCCCGATAGTAACAGTGGCTTAGACCCGATTTTAGATACTTGGGGCATTCAACTCGATGATCGGGTCATTGTCGATGCCTCTGGACAAGGGCAAGTGCTGGGGTTTAATGTGGCAACTGCTCTTGTCACGCGTTACGGGGATCATCCGATTACTAATCCCTTTGGCAATGGGATTTCCGTTTATCCTCTAGCTCGTCCGGTTGATGCAGTAGAAAAAGAAGGAATTGCTGCCACGGCTTTAGCGTATACCAGTGAAGAGAGTTGGGCAGAAAGTGATACCACCCAGGAAGAATTAGCATATAACCCAGAACGCGATCGCGCTGGACCCTTAGTGATCAGTTTTGCTTTGGATCGCGTGGAAGCCTCGTCCTCCGAAATGCAAACCGAGGAAGAAACAGAAGTATCTCCAGATCTGCCTGATCAGGAAATGCCTGAGGCTGAACCACAAACGGAAGAAATGCCTGCTAATGCTGAAGGAGAAGCCACCAATCCTATTGAGGAAACCCCAGAAGACACAGCAAGTGAAGAAATCGCTTCTCCGCAACCGAGTCCAGATTCAAGAGTGGTTGTGTTTGGCGATTCTGATTTTGCAAGGAATGGTTTGTTTATGCAGCAACTGAATGGAGATATGTTTTTAAATTCTGTTGACTGGCTAGCGAATCGGGATACCGCCGCTTTAGCCTTGCGTCCGAAAGAAGAAACAAACCGACGGATTAATCTTAGTCCGCAGCAAGCCGCAATTTTAAGTCGAATCGCAATTGGGATTGTTCCCCTGTTTGGTTTAATTCTAGCAATTATTAGTTGGTTGAGACGGCGTTAA
- a CDS encoding DUF4340 domain-containing protein, which produces MQKTTLVLILIALGLGGYVYFFEIRFPSQEEIETASQQSLFSFAEADVQRLEIEKNSGETLEFLRLEDTANSWQMKQPEDSPAEEGTIVFLLDLLVKESSSETFTVEADQLETYGLNNPLATINIELQDNTNHQVVLGNPTFDEEQIYAQINPEDSATQAISILPIDFQYAVERSLSEWKASPPADKPETPDPDLPSEEEE; this is translated from the coding sequence ATGCAGAAAACAACTCTTGTTTTAATACTCATTGCCCTAGGATTAGGGGGATATGTTTATTTTTTTGAAATACGCTTTCCCTCTCAAGAAGAAATAGAAACAGCGTCTCAGCAAAGTTTATTTTCTTTTGCTGAAGCAGACGTACAACGGTTGGAAATCGAAAAGAACAGTGGAGAAACCTTAGAATTCCTAAGGTTAGAAGACACCGCCAATTCTTGGCAAATGAAACAACCGGAAGATTCACCGGCAGAAGAAGGAACGATTGTCTTTTTATTAGATCTCTTAGTTAAAGAAAGCAGTAGTGAGACCTTCACAGTAGAAGCAGATCAATTAGAAACTTACGGCTTAAACAATCCCTTAGCAACTATTAATATTGAGTTGCAAGATAATACAAACCATCAAGTGGTTTTAGGCAACCCGACGTTTGATGAAGAACAGATTTATGCACAAATCAATCCAGAAGACAGTGCAACCCAAGCAATCTCTATTCTTCCCATCGACTTTCAATATGCTGTCGAACGTTCCTTATCCGAATGGAAAGCATCTCCTCCAGCAGACAAACCAGAGACGCCCGATCCTGATTTACCCTCTGAAGAAGAGGAATAA
- a CDS encoding sodium:calcium antiporter, producing the protein MSLSVTTSLLIFIFCAGAIALLGTRMTKLSDRLADKTGMGEAMIGAVFLGGSTSLSGIVTSVTAATNNHPSLAISNAIGGIAAQTAFLAIADIFYRRANLEHAAASVANLIQGTLLITLLSLPLLAIATPEISLWGWIHPVSGVLILSYLFGLFLTSEVRTRPMWRPRKTEQTRFDEPAEITAHDSLFRLWGQFIILAGLLGEAGYLIAKSGLVIAEETGLSESVMGGIFTAVVTSLPELVTTVAAVREGALTLAVGGVMGGNSFDVLFLAISDFAYDQGSIYQAITSSEIFAIALTLLITSILLLGLLRREKYGIANIGFESFLVLLCYFGGYLFLFFRG; encoded by the coding sequence CTGAGTTTGTCTGTAACCACAAGTCTCTTAATTTTTATCTTTTGCGCTGGCGCGATCGCGCTGCTAGGGACGCGCATGACCAAACTTTCTGATCGCCTCGCCGACAAAACCGGGATGGGAGAAGCGATGATTGGTGCGGTTTTTTTGGGGGGAAGCACATCTCTGTCGGGAATTGTTACCTCCGTGACCGCTGCAACCAACAATCATCCGAGTTTAGCGATTAGTAATGCGATTGGGGGGATTGCTGCGCAAACCGCCTTTCTCGCGATCGCGGATATCTTTTATCGCCGGGCTAATCTGGAACACGCTGCAGCATCCGTGGCTAACTTAATCCAAGGAACGTTACTAATTACCCTCCTTTCCCTCCCTTTACTCGCGATCGCAACACCAGAAATTAGCCTTTGGGGTTGGATTCATCCCGTATCTGGTGTGTTGATTCTCAGTTATCTTTTCGGACTGTTCCTCACTTCAGAAGTCCGCACCAGACCGATGTGGCGACCGCGCAAAACCGAACAAACCCGTTTCGATGAACCAGCGGAGATAACCGCCCATGACTCGCTATTCCGGCTGTGGGGTCAATTTATTATCTTAGCCGGATTGCTAGGAGAAGCGGGATATTTAATTGCTAAGAGTGGATTGGTGATTGCCGAGGAAACTGGGCTATCTGAGTCCGTCATGGGAGGCATTTTTACTGCTGTTGTCACCTCACTGCCAGAACTAGTAACAACGGTTGCTGCGGTGAGAGAGGGCGCATTAACTTTAGCAGTCGGAGGGGTGATGGGAGGCAATAGTTTTGATGTTTTGTTCTTAGCGATTTCTGATTTTGCCTATGATCAAGGATCGATTTATCAAGCCATTACCAGCAGTGAAATTTTCGCGATCGCGCTAACCCTCCTTATTACTAGTATTCTTCTGTTGGGACTGCTACGTCGAGAAAAATATGGCATTGCCAATATCGGATTTGAAAGTTTTTTAGTCCTCCTCTGCTATTTTGGCGGTTATTTATTCCTCTTCTTCAGAGGGTAA
- a CDS encoding DUF427 domain-containing protein: MFNRQRIEPKPGQESVWDYPRPPRLEQSTKHIQVVFNGEVVADTKKPLRMLETSHPPVYYIPAADVKPEYLTPTNHQTFCEWKGKARYYTLQVGDQEAVNAVWDYPNPSSRYPEIVDHFAFYPAKMEACYVDGEKVQAQAGDFYGGWVTSDIVGPFKGAPGTWGW; encoded by the coding sequence ATGTTTAACCGTCAACGCATCGAACCGAAACCCGGACAAGAATCAGTGTGGGATTATCCCCGTCCACCCCGTCTTGAACAATCTACAAAACACATCCAAGTTGTATTTAACGGTGAAGTGGTTGCAGATACCAAAAAGCCCTTGCGAATGTTAGAAACGAGTCATCCGCCGGTTTATTATATTCCCGCTGCAGATGTCAAACCGGAGTATCTCACCCCAACCAATCATCAAACGTTTTGTGAATGGAAAGGGAAAGCCCGTTATTACACGTTGCAAGTGGGTGATCAAGAAGCAGTAAATGCGGTTTGGGATTATCCCAATCCCAGTTCTCGTTATCCTGAGATCGTAGACCACTTCGCTTTTTATCCCGCAAAAATGGAAGCGTGTTATGTCGATGGCGAGAAAGTCCAAGCGCAAGCCGGAGATTTTTATGGCGGTTGGGTGACCAGTGATATTGTGGGTCCGTTTAAAGGTGCCCCCGGAACGTGGGGCTGGTAA